TCGGCCTCGTGGTGGCCGAGGCGATGGCCTGCGGGCTTCTGCCTGTGGTGTCGGACAATGGCGGCCCGGCGGAGATTGTTTCAAACGGCGTGGATGGCTGGATCGGCCCGGCCGGGAACAGAAGCGAAGCCATCGCCATGATCCGGAAAGCCCTGGCAATCCACGGGACGGATGAATGGGAGAAAATGCGAACTGCCGCCCGCGCCAAAGTGGAGAGATCGTTCTCCATCGAGCGTTGCGTTCGTGAATACGAAATAATTTTCGCGAGGATTGTAAGCGGCAAAGGGAGACGCGCCACGCCCGGCCCCCGTTCCGCCCCCGTTCCGCCGGAGGTGTCTATCGAAGAGGCGGTTTTCCATATGCAACGGGGAGATTGGAACCGCGCCGTGGAAATGCTGCGCAGCATGGATGAACGGCCCGCTCCTGTGCGCGTGAAACTGTGCGCCTGGGCGCTGGAGAAATTCGCCAAACAGGCCGTCGCGCGCGGCGATTTATCAACGGCGGATTTGTGCTATAGAAAGCTTTACAACTCCGGCTTCCGGGACATCCCATGGATGAAAGACTGGCTTTCCGTGTTGCCGTCCGGCGCCGGGAAAGAGCCTTTATTGAAGGAACTGATCGCGATGAATCCGGCGGACGCGGACCTTTACATGCTTCTGGCGGAATTTTATATGGAATCGGGCAAAAGCCGCCTTGCGGTGAGCGCCCTGAACGATGGCGCGCAAAAATGTCCCGGCTCTCCCGAACTTGCGCAGATACGGGACATGCTTGCGGAAAAACTGGGAGGGGCCGGCCATGACCAATAGCCTCCCCCGGAAAATCCGCCTGGTCCACTGCGCCTTCGCCCGGGGCTCCGGCGGCGGCATCCCGCGCATGGACACGTTCTATCACCGCTTCCTCGACCGCGGCATTTTCGATGTAAGCTTCGTCATCCCCGGCGAGGAAGACCCGAAGGACATCCCTTTCGACCCCTCCATCGAATACCGCTACACCGGGCGCGAGGGACGGTTTGAAAAGATGGTGGAAATTTTCGCCGATGCGGACATAGTGCAGTTCTCCGGAGGATTCGCCCCGGCCATATGCGAAGCGGCCATCGCCGCCCAGGTTCCCGCAATTGTGGAGATAATGCACCTTTGCGAGCCGGGCCGGATGTATCCGGAAATAGACGTTTCGATTTGCGTCTCGCGCACAGTTGAAAAGTTCCAGCCGGACAAAAGCCGGACTGTCGTGATCCACAACGGGATAGACGTGGACGAATTTCCATTCCGCAACGAACCACTTGCCGATGACCGCATCGTAATACTCGAATCCTCCCGGCGCGAAAAACCGAAACATTTCCATCTGGACGAGCTTGCGGCGGACATACTGGCGATAGACCATCGCATAGAGATATGGATGGCCGGACGCCATCAAACCGGGGCGTCCACGGACAGGGTGAAATTTTTGGGGTTGCGGAGCGACATGCCGCCGTTATATCAACAGGCGGACGTCATGGCTCTGTTCTCCAGGGTGGAGCCGTTCGGGCTGGCGGCGGTGGAGGGGATGGCCTGCGGGGCACCGCCAATCGTATCCGGCGACGGGGGCATGGCGGAGATAGTCACAAACGGGGTGGACGGCTGGATAGTCAACGGGGCGGACAAGGATTCGATAATCACAGCCGTGCGGGAGGCGGCGGCGATGCGGGGATCGGAACGATGGGAGAACATGCGAAGGCGCGCCCGCAAAACCGTGGAGGAAAGGTTCGACGCGCGTTTGATGATCCGCGAATACGAGAAGGTTTACTTGAACCTTGCGGAGTCGAAGGGATTAAGAAAGACCTCCGGGCCGTTAAACGCCGAGCCATGCCCGGAAGTGTGGCTGGACGAGACCGTTAAACTGTTTCATGAAAAAGATTGGGACGCGTTGGCCGTGATGGCTGGCAGGATGGCTGCCTTACGGCCATTTAAGATATCATCCCTGGCCCATACCGCTTTGAACATGGCCATTCACGCCGCCGCCAACGGCCAGAACAGCGCCGCCAACGATCTTTACATGACCGCCCACAAGTCCGGCATGCGGGGGGCGGAGTGGATGCGCAACTGGGTGGAGATAATGCCCGGCGGCCCTCTGCGTGACAGAGTGTTGTCTGAACTTATGGCCATGCGGCCGGACGACGCGGAGGTGGTGATACTTGCAGTGGAGGAAAAGGTGAACGCAGGCGATCTGGCGGGAGCGGTGAAGTTATTGGAAGATAGCATGGCAAGGATGCCGGGGAACGAAACGCTGCTGGAGATATATACGCTGCTTAAGGGGAAGTTGGGGCGGTAAAAATGGCCGCTTAAGTTGGTGGCGTTCTTCGAACGCATCATTGAAATCGGCACGCTACGCACGATAGGGATGCGCAAAGTGGAAATCTACCAATTGCTTTATTCCGAAGCGGCGATTATCGGAGCGATAGGAACACTGGCCGGGCTGGCATTTGAAACGGCGCTGATTTTGACTGCAGCCCATATTGGCATCCCGTTGGGGAGCTTCATAAATCAGCAGGTGCGCCCTACTCTTACGGCAATCAGCCTGGCGATTTCGCCGCATAACTCCTTTGATTCCAATGTGTTATGTACATGAAGACGCAACCTGCGGAAACACGCTGGGTTACGGGATTCCCAAGGACAGATATTTTTTTATTTTTAACCCTTGACTCTGTAGTAGAGTGCGGACCTTATAATGCAATCAGAGCGAAAGGAGACCCTGATGGAATCGCTGACAATCGGAAAAATCGCCCGCCTCGCGGAGATCGGAGTCGAAACCGTTCGGTTCTATGAGCGGGAGGGGCTCATCGAGGAACCTCCTCGCAGGGAATCCGGATACCGGCAATATCCCGAAGAGACCGTCCACCGGCTCCGCTTCATAAAGCGAGCGAAGGAACTCGGGTTCACGCTCAGGGAGATCAAAGAGCTACTGGGATTGCGCGTCGATTTGTCGTCGTCGGCCACTTGCAATGCGGTTCGAAAACTGGCTGAGGAAAAAACTGCGGACGTGCGCGGCAAGATAAGGACCCTACAGAGGATGGAGGCGGTTCTCGTGCAGCTCGTGGGTAGCTGTCGAAATCGCGCCGTTACCAGCGACTGTCCCATCCTCAAAGTGCTTCAACAGGAGGAAACCAATGAAGGCGAGCGGAATAAGTCAGGACAAAGCGACAAGTAAGGCGGGGACCATCGCCCAGGCGGGTGCGCTGATATCGGCCGTGCTCGCATCCGCCTGTTGCTGGCTGCCTCTGTCGCTCATCGCGTTCGGAGTATCGGGCGGAACGATGGCAGCCAAGTTCGAGGCATCCCGGCCCGTGTTGCTGCCGGTGACCTTCGCCATGCTCGGCCTGGCGTTTTTCTTCACTTACCGAAAGCCGAAAATCGTCGTGGCCGCTACTTCAGGCGGCGAAGAATCGTGTGGTTGTCCGGCGGAGCACTTGAAGGGGTTTACGATCAAGAGATTGAACAAGATCATGCTCTGGGTGGTCACCGTTTTCGTGCTCGCCTTCGCCTTTTTCCCGAATTACATCGGTTTCCTCTTGGCGCGCAACGGCACGGCTCGTTTTCATAACACTTGACTCCGTAGTTGGCTACGGGTTTAAGGTTAGCATATCTTTTGGAAAGGAGAATCACATGTCCGAAACAAAAACAGGTCGCGGTGCGCTCTTCGCGGGCGGCATGGCGGCCATCCTGGCCTCGACCTGCTGCCTCGGGCCGTTGGTATTGCTAACACTTGGAGTGAGCGGTGCGTGGATAGGCAACCTGACGTTACTGGAGCCTTATCGTCCGATTTTTCTCGGTGTGGCACTGATAGCAATGTTCTTTGCCTGGAAGCACGTTTATAGGTCAGAAGCCGGATGCAAGCCGGGTGAAGTTTGTGCGTTGCCACAGACTAGGCGGGCTTATAAAATCATTTTTTGGATCGTTGCGATGCTGGTGCTTGTCGCACTGTCCTTCCCTTATCTTGCACCGCTATTTTATTGAAGGAGCAATAACATGTATAGATTCAAGCAGGCAAGCCGCGCAGCGGCTGCTCGCAAAACGAGCACAGCGAGTTTCGCCAAAATCGCCAAAACACTATCAATTATCGTGGTAACCACGATTACCGTATTGACTCTGTCACCTGCCTTTGCTGCCAGTAAGACGGTCACGCTCTCCGTTCCAAGTATGTACTGCGAAATGTGTCCGATCACCGTCAAGAAGGCATTGAACAAAGTCGAGGGCGTGAGCAAGGTCGAAGCCAGTTTCGAGAAGAAGGAAGCCGTCGTTACCTTCGATGATGCCAAGACTACCGTTAAGGCGCTCACCAAAGCGACTGAAGACGCGGGTTATCCATCGCATGTCGTGGGAGGTCAATGATGAAAACATCAACCTTGCTGAAAACCGGCACGGTCGGAGCGATCATCTCAGCCGTGTGCTGTTTCACACCTGTGCTGGTGCTCATTTTCGGCGCGGTCGGTTTGGCTGCCTGGGTGGGGTATCTCGATTACGTGCTGATGCCAGCCCTGCTGTTCTTTGTCGGTTTGATTATTTATGCTGTCAACCGCAAATCAAAGGCATCCTGCGCCGAGAATGCCAGATGCCAAACCAGCAAATGCCAGCCACAGAAGGGCGATGAATCATGAACAACATCACTCTGCGCATCACCGGTATGACTTGCGAGCATTGCGCGAGAACCGTAGAGAATGCTCTGTCTAACTTACCCGTGGTCGTCTCTGCCTCTGTTTCTTATGACGATGGGCTTGCCAGCGTGGTGGCGCAAAACGGAATCAATACCGATACTCTCGTGCGAGCGGTCAAAGCCGGTGGTTACACTGCCGAGATTATTGGCTCGGACGAAACGGCAGCAGGTAAAGCGGCAAAGACCAAGCTGCATATCGCCGTCATCGGCAGCGGCGGCGCGGCGATGGCTTGCGCTCTGAAGGCGTTCGAGCGCGGCGCGCGGGTGACGCTGATCGAGCGCGGCGCCATCGGCGGCACTTGCGTCAACATCGGCTGTGTTCCTTCAAAGATTATGATTCGCGCGGCCCACATCGCCCACCTGCGCACGAACAGCCCATTCGATGATGGTATCCCGGCAGTTGCGCCTACCATCCTGCGCGACCGGCTGCTCGCGCAGCAACAGGCGCGCGTGGACGAACTGCGCCACGCCAAGTACGAAGGGATACTGGAAAATACCCCGGACATTAACCTGCTGCGCGGCGAGGCCCGTTTCAAGGACGGCCATACGCTGACCGTGCGTTTGAGCGACAGCAGCGAGCGCGAGGTGTCGTTCGACCGCTGCCTCGTTGCAACCGGCGCCAGCGCAGCGATTCCGCCTATTCCCGGATTGAATGACACGCCATATTGGACTTCGACCGAAGCGCTGGTGTGCGACAGCATTCCGCTACGGCTGGTGGTGATCGGCTCCTCGGTCGTCGCGTTGGAACTGGCTCAGGCTTTTGCACGGCTCGGCAGCAAGGTGACAATACTGGCGCGCCACACCTTGTTCTTCCGCGAGGATGCGGCCATCGGCGCAGCGGTAACAGCGGCGTTCCGCGCCGAAAACATCACGGTGCTGAGCGATACGCAGGCGAGTGAAGTCAGCTACGCGAACAGCGAGTTCGTGCTCAAGACCCCGAGTGGTGAACTGCGCGCCGACCGGCTGCTCGTTGCCACGGGACGTTCACCCAACACTCGCAGCCTTGAACTGGACAATGCCGGGGTAGCACTCCGCCCGCAGGGCAATATCGTGATTGACAACCAGATGCGCAGCAGCGCGCCGGATATTTACGCCGCCGGTGATTGCACCGACCAGCCGCAGTTCGTATACGTCGCGGCAGCAGCAGGTACGCGCGCGGCGCTCAACATGACCGGCGGCGAGGCCGCCCTCGATCTCGCCGCCATGCCGACGGTGGTATTCACCGACCCGCAGGTGGCGACGGTGGGAATGTCCGAAGCGGAAGCACACTACGAAGGTATCGAGACCATCAGCCGCACGCTGTCGCTCGACAATGTGCCGCGCGCACTCGCCAACTTCGATACGCGCGGTTTCATCAAACTGGTCGCGGAAGCCGGAAGCCTGCGTCTGCTGGGTGTACAAGCCGTTACGCCTGAAGCGGGCGAGATCATCCAGACGGCGGCTCTTGCCATCCGTGCGCGCATGACCGTGCAGGATTTGTCCGACCAACTCTTTCCATATCTGACGATGGTCGAAGGGCTGAAGCTGTGCGCGCAGACGTTTACCAAGGACGTGAAGCAGCTCTCCTGCTGCGCCGGGTGAGCGGCTGATACAGGGGGCAGTTGAATTCGGAAAGGAGGAAAGATGAATACCGACCCAAACAACAGCAAGATAACCTCCGGTTGCGGCGCGGCGACAAAGCACAGACTGACCTGCGCCGAGTGTTGCGGGCAGCTTCCGCCCGCAGGAACGGTCAGCGTCGAGGCGGACGATTACGTATACCATTTCTGCGGCACGGCCTGCTACGACAAGTGGCACACTCGGACAGGTCATGCAGATACCGGGAAAAACCAAACCGGCTGAATGTCCATCATTTAAGATGCTGGTCATCAGATTGAATGATGGGGAGGGTGTGATGAATGCAGAAGCAGATGTTCCGGAAAGCGCAGGTGCAGCCTTTGCAGAAGCCTTGGCCGAGGCTTTGGACATCCGGGAGCATGAAACAGGGCTGCATTCCAGGCGTGTGGCCTGCCACACCCTGGTGCTTGCCCGCCGATTTACTAAAGACCCCGAGCGCTTGCGCCAGATTTATTGGGGAGCCTTGCTGCACGACATAGGCAAGATCGGGATAGCGGATGCAATTTTGTTGAAGCCGGGAACGCTCAATGAAGATGAGTGGCAGGAAATGCGCACTCACCCCGAAAAGGGGCATCACATCGTGGCGCAGATTCCGGGTATGGAGGAATCCGCCGAAATCATACTCGGCCATGAAGAACGTTTCGATGGAACGGGTTATCCACGCGGACTCAAGGGCGAACAGCTTTCTCTAGGAACGCGATTATTCGCGGTAATCGACACGCTAGATGCGATGACCTCTGACCGCTCTTATCGCAAGGCACTATCATTCGATCAGGCCCGTGCGGAAATCGTCAAAATGAGTGGTACGCAATTTGACCCGGTAGCCGTTCAAGCATTTTTGGCTGAAGAGACTGCACTGCGCGAAATGGTGGCGGCGAAATGCATGCTGTTGCGTGATCCCGATATTTCCGGTGAAGCATCCAATTCGCGCACTTGAGAAGGAATAGGCCACGGTAGTCGAATTCGATTCTTTTAGGACGCATTTCGGCAGTCATGGGTGTCAGTAACTGTGTAG
This window of the Nitrospinota bacterium genome carries:
- a CDS encoding MerR family DNA-binding protein, translated to MESLTIGKIARLAEIGVETVRFYEREGLIEEPPRRESGYRQYPEETVHRLRFIKRAKELGFTLREIKELLGLRVDLSSSATCNAVRKLAEEKTADVRGKIRTLQRMEAVLVQLVGSCRNRAVTSDCPILKVLQQEETNEGERNKSGQSDK
- a CDS encoding glycosyltransferase family 4 protein, which translates into the protein MTNSLPRKIRLVHCAFARGSGGGIPRMDTFYHRFLDRGIFDVSFVIPGEEDPKDIPFDPSIEYRYTGREGRFEKMVEIFADADIVQFSGGFAPAICEAAIAAQVPAIVEIMHLCEPGRMYPEIDVSICVSRTVEKFQPDKSRTVVIHNGIDVDEFPFRNEPLADDRIVILESSRREKPKHFHLDELAADILAIDHRIEIWMAGRHQTGASTDRVKFLGLRSDMPPLYQQADVMALFSRVEPFGLAAVEGMACGAPPIVSGDGGMAEIVTNGVDGWIVNGADKDSIITAVREAAAMRGSERWENMRRRARKTVEERFDARLMIREYEKVYLNLAESKGLRKTSGPLNAEPCPEVWLDETVKLFHEKDWDALAVMAGRMAALRPFKISSLAHTALNMAIHAAANGQNSAANDLYMTAHKSGMRGAEWMRNWVEIMPGGPLRDRVLSELMAMRPDDAEVVILAVEEKVNAGDLAGAVKLLEDSMARMPGNETLLEIYTLLKGKLGR
- a CDS encoding FtsX-like permease family protein — its product is MAFFERIIEIGTLRTIGMRKVEIYQLLYSEAAIIGAIGTLAGLAFETALILTAAHIGIPLGSFINQQVRPTLTAISLAISPHNSFDSNVLCT
- a CDS encoding HD-GYP domain-containing protein — protein: MLVIRLNDGEGVMNAEADVPESAGAAFAEALAEALDIREHETGLHSRRVACHTLVLARRFTKDPERLRQIYWGALLHDIGKIGIADAILLKPGTLNEDEWQEMRTHPEKGHHIVAQIPGMEESAEIILGHEERFDGTGYPRGLKGEQLSLGTRLFAVIDTLDAMTSDRSYRKALSFDQARAEIVKMSGTQFDPVAVQAFLAEETALREMVAAKCMLLRDPDISGEASNSRT
- a CDS encoding DUF3330 domain-containing protein, whose product is MNTDPNNSKITSGCGAATKHRLTCAECCGQLPPAGTVSVEADDYVYHFCGTACYDKWHTRTGHADTGKNQTG
- the merA gene encoding mercury(II) reductase yields the protein MNNITLRITGMTCEHCARTVENALSNLPVVVSASVSYDDGLASVVAQNGINTDTLVRAVKAGGYTAEIIGSDETAAGKAAKTKLHIAVIGSGGAAMACALKAFERGARVTLIERGAIGGTCVNIGCVPSKIMIRAAHIAHLRTNSPFDDGIPAVAPTILRDRLLAQQQARVDELRHAKYEGILENTPDINLLRGEARFKDGHTLTVRLSDSSEREVSFDRCLVATGASAAIPPIPGLNDTPYWTSTEALVCDSIPLRLVVIGSSVVALELAQAFARLGSKVTILARHTLFFREDAAIGAAVTAAFRAENITVLSDTQASEVSYANSEFVLKTPSGELRADRLLVATGRSPNTRSLELDNAGVALRPQGNIVIDNQMRSSAPDIYAAGDCTDQPQFVYVAAAAGTRAALNMTGGEAALDLAAMPTVVFTDPQVATVGMSEAEAHYEGIETISRTLSLDNVPRALANFDTRGFIKLVAEAGSLRLLGVQAVTPEAGEIIQTAALAIRARMTVQDLSDQLFPYLTMVEGLKLCAQTFTKDVKQLSCCAG
- the merT gene encoding mercuric ion transporter MerT; this encodes MSETKTGRGALFAGGMAAILASTCCLGPLVLLTLGVSGAWIGNLTLLEPYRPIFLGVALIAMFFAWKHVYRSEAGCKPGEVCALPQTRRAYKIIFWIVAMLVLVALSFPYLAPLFY
- a CDS encoding glycosyltransferase — encoded protein: MAEPCSPPIRVVYCSKSFQVGGGIARMDHYHHMFLDRTLFDPVFVVTDEPGEGQKAYEGAAPYVFTGIENRFARLMEIFSTADMVVFSDVFSPIICEAAIASRVPAIVEVAHDIATGRMYDEIDVTICVSEAARKVQPVPEKTAVIHNGINLPEFPFRATSKDNGGKIIILQAGSRGKAEINLDALADEIAAINPSVGIWMAGADQTLPSTERVKFLGVQNDIASLYHKADLLFLYSKREAFGLVVAEAMACGLLPVVSDNGGPAEIVSNGVDGWIGPAGNRSEAIAMIRKALAIHGTDEWEKMRTAARAKVERSFSIERCVREYEIIFARIVSGKGRRATPGPRSAPVPPEVSIEEAVFHMQRGDWNRAVEMLRSMDERPAPVRVKLCAWALEKFAKQAVARGDLSTADLCYRKLYNSGFRDIPWMKDWLSVLPSGAGKEPLLKELIAMNPADADLYMLLAEFYMESGKSRLAVSALNDGAQKCPGSPELAQIRDMLAEKLGGAGHDQ
- the merP gene encoding mercury resistance system periplasmic binding protein MerP encodes the protein MYRFKQASRAAAARKTSTASFAKIAKTLSIIVVTTITVLTLSPAFAASKTVTLSVPSMYCEMCPITVKKALNKVEGVSKVEASFEKKEAVVTFDDAKTTVKALTKATEDAGYPSHVVGGQ
- the merF gene encoding mercury resistance system transport protein MerF, with product MKTSTLLKTGTVGAIISAVCCFTPVLVLIFGAVGLAAWVGYLDYVLMPALLFFVGLIIYAVNRKSKASCAENARCQTSKCQPQKGDES